A region from the Pseudomonas promysalinigenes genome encodes:
- a CDS encoding D-alanine--D-alanine ligase — protein MTSAYQQLHSTLDVKAFGRVAVLYGGKSAEREVSLKSGAAVIDALSTAGVDVVGIDVGDDLLARLQNEKIDRAFIILHGRGGEDGSMQGLLECLGIPYTGSGILASALAMDKLRTKQVWQSLGIPTPRHAVLGSENDCIAAGTELGFPLIVKPAHEGSSIGMAKVNSEQELVAAWKDAARYDSQVLVEQWIHGPEFTIAVLRGQVLPPIALGTPHVFYDYDAKYIANDTQYRIPCGLDSAKEQELIDLTARACDAIGIEGWGRLDVMQDEQGRFWLLEVNTAPGMTDHSLVPMAARAAGLDFQQLVLAILAESVATRG, from the coding sequence ATGACCAGCGCTTACCAACAACTGCACAGCACCCTGGACGTGAAAGCGTTCGGGCGCGTGGCCGTGCTGTACGGTGGCAAAAGCGCCGAGCGTGAAGTGTCGCTGAAGTCCGGCGCCGCTGTTATCGACGCCTTGAGCACTGCCGGTGTCGACGTGGTTGGCATCGATGTGGGCGACGATCTGCTGGCGCGCCTGCAGAACGAGAAGATCGACCGCGCCTTCATCATCCTTCACGGCCGTGGCGGTGAAGACGGCAGCATGCAGGGGCTGCTCGAGTGTCTGGGCATCCCCTATACCGGCAGCGGCATCCTCGCTTCGGCACTGGCAATGGACAAACTTCGTACCAAGCAGGTATGGCAGAGCCTGGGTATTCCTACCCCTCGCCATGCAGTACTTGGCAGCGAAAATGATTGTATTGCTGCTGGCACGGAACTGGGCTTCCCGTTGATCGTCAAACCCGCCCATGAAGGTTCGAGCATCGGCATGGCCAAGGTGAACAGCGAGCAAGAGCTGGTCGCCGCCTGGAAGGACGCTGCCCGCTACGATTCACAGGTCCTGGTCGAGCAATGGATTCACGGCCCGGAGTTCACCATCGCTGTTCTGCGTGGCCAGGTGCTGCCGCCGATCGCACTGGGTACGCCGCACGTGTTCTACGACTACGACGCCAAGTACATCGCCAATGACACCCAGTACCGCATCCCGTGCGGCCTGGACAGTGCCAAAGAGCAGGAACTGATCGACCTGACCGCGCGCGCCTGCGATGCCATCGGCATCGAAGGCTGGGGCCGGCTGGACGTGATGCAGGACGAGCAAGGCCGCTTCTGGCTGCTCGAAGTCAACACCGCACCAGGCATGACTGATCATAGCCTGGTGCCCATGGCGGCCCGCGCGGCCGGCCTGGATTTCCAGCAACTGGTGCTGGCAATCCTGGCTGAAAGCGTGGCGACGCGAGGTTAA
- a CDS encoding cell division protein FtsQ/DivIB: MQGAMIRQQQPVTGRSKPVPRGASRLVADEPVSARLPRPSLGGLKRLLWPIVLVAAGFGAYEGAIRLMPYADRPITKIDVQGDLTYISQQSVQQRIAPYVAASFFSVDLPAMRAELEQMPWIAHAEVRRVWPDEVVIRLEEQLPVARWGDEALLNNQGQAFTPRELANYEHLPQLAGPQRAQQQVMQQYQVLSQMLRPLGFSIARLELRERGSWFLTTGASSAGPGIELLLGRDHLVEKMRRFIAIYDKTLKEQITNIARIDLRYANGLAVGWREPNAPTTAQPAVAKN, from the coding sequence ATGCAAGGCGCAATGATACGTCAGCAGCAACCCGTTACCGGCCGCAGCAAGCCGGTGCCACGTGGTGCCAGCCGACTGGTGGCCGACGAGCCCGTATCGGCGCGCCTGCCACGGCCGAGCCTGGGTGGTCTGAAGCGTTTGTTATGGCCGATCGTGCTGGTGGCGGCTGGGTTCGGCGCCTACGAGGGTGCCATTCGCCTGATGCCCTATGCCGATCGGCCGATCACCAAGATCGATGTGCAGGGTGACCTGACCTACATCAGCCAGCAGTCGGTGCAGCAACGCATTGCACCTTACGTGGCGGCGAGCTTCTTCAGTGTCGACCTCCCGGCGATGCGCGCCGAGCTCGAGCAGATGCCCTGGATCGCCCATGCCGAAGTGCGTCGGGTGTGGCCGGACGAAGTGGTGATCCGCCTTGAAGAACAACTGCCAGTGGCGCGCTGGGGTGACGAAGCGCTGCTGAACAACCAGGGCCAAGCCTTCACTCCGCGTGAACTGGCCAATTACGAGCACTTGCCGCAGCTGGCCGGGCCGCAGCGCGCTCAACAACAAGTCATGCAGCAGTATCAGGTATTGAGCCAGATGCTGCGCCCCTTGGGCTTTTCCATCGCACGCCTGGAATTGCGCGAGCGTGGCAGCTGGTTCCTGACCACCGGTGCAAGCAGCGCCGGGCCAGGCATCGAGCTGCTGCTGGGGCGCGATCATCTGGTGGAGAAGATGCGCCGTTTCATTGCCATTTACGACAAGACACTCAAAGAGCAGATCACCAATATCGCCCGCATTGATCTGCGTTACGCCAACGGGCTTGCCGTTGGCTGGCGGGAACCGAACGCACCGACGACGGCCCAACCCGCCGTTGCGAAGAATTAG
- the ftsA gene encoding cell division protein FtsA — protein sequence MANAHSGKMIVGLDIGTSKVVALVGEVGEDGTLEIVGIGTHPSRGLKKGVVVNIESTVQSIQRAVEEAQLMAGCRIHSAFVGVAGNHIRSLNSHGIVAIRDREVSVADLERVLDAAQAVAIPADQRVLHTLPQDYVIDNQEGVREPLGMSGVRLEAKVHVVTCAVNAAQNIEKCVRRCGLEIDDIILEQLASAYSVLTDDEKELGVCLVDIGGGTTDIAIFTEGAIRHTAVIPIAGDQVTNDIAMALRTPTQYAEEIKIRYACALAKLAGAGETIKVPSVGDRPPRELSRQALAEVVEPRYDELFTLIQAELRRSGYEDLVPAGIVLTGGTAKMEGAVELAEEIFHMPVRLGVPHSVRGLSDVVRNPIYSTGVGLLTYGLLKQSEDLVLTGNSNSSSNSYGDEPKAPVLERFKRWVQGNF from the coding sequence ATGGCAAACGCGCATAGCGGCAAAATGATCGTCGGGCTGGACATCGGCACATCCAAAGTGGTGGCGCTGGTGGGTGAAGTGGGCGAAGACGGGACCCTGGAAATCGTGGGCATCGGCACCCACCCGTCCCGCGGCCTGAAGAAAGGCGTGGTGGTGAACATCGAGTCGACCGTGCAGTCGATCCAGCGCGCAGTGGAAGAGGCTCAGCTGATGGCTGGCTGCCGTATCCACTCGGCCTTCGTTGGCGTGGCGGGCAACCATATCCGTAGCCTGAACTCCCACGGCATCGTCGCCATCCGCGACCGCGAGGTCAGCGTGGCCGACCTCGAGCGCGTGCTCGACGCCGCCCAGGCCGTGGCGATTCCTGCCGACCAGCGCGTGCTGCACACCCTGCCGCAGGACTACGTGATCGACAACCAGGAAGGGGTCCGCGAACCACTGGGTATGTCTGGTGTTCGCCTGGAGGCCAAGGTTCATGTGGTCACCTGCGCAGTCAACGCCGCGCAGAACATCGAAAAGTGCGTGCGCCGTTGCGGCCTTGAAATCGACGACATCATTCTCGAGCAGCTGGCTTCGGCCTACTCGGTGCTGACCGATGACGAGAAAGAGTTGGGCGTGTGCTTGGTGGACATCGGCGGCGGCACCACCGATATCGCGATCTTCACCGAGGGTGCTATCCGCCATACGGCAGTCATTCCAATCGCTGGCGACCAGGTCACCAACGATATCGCCATGGCCCTGCGTACCCCTACCCAGTACGCAGAGGAAATCAAGATCCGCTACGCCTGTGCCCTGGCCAAACTGGCCGGTGCAGGCGAAACCATCAAAGTGCCTAGCGTTGGCGATCGTCCGCCACGCGAGCTTTCGCGCCAGGCCTTGGCCGAGGTGGTGGAGCCACGTTACGACGAACTCTTCACGCTGATCCAGGCCGAGCTGCGCCGCAGCGGTTACGAGGACCTGGTGCCGGCCGGCATCGTCCTCACCGGTGGCACCGCGAAGATGGAAGGGGCCGTGGAACTGGCCGAGGAAATTTTCCATATGCCGGTGCGCCTGGGCGTACCGCACAGCGTTCGGGGGCTGAGCGACGTGGTGCGCAACCCGATCTATTCCACCGGCGTGGGCTTGCTCACCTATGGCCTGCTCAAGCAGTCCGAGGACCTGGTCCTGACCGGTAACAGCAACAGCAGCAGCAACAGCTATGGCGATGAACCGAAGGCCCCAGTGCTTGAGCGCTTCAAGCGGTGGGTCCAGGGCAACTTCTAA
- the ftsZ gene encoding cell division protein FtsZ: MFELVDNVPQSPVIKVIGVGGGGGNAVNHMVKSSIEGVEFICANTDAQALKNIGARTILQLGTGVTKGLGAGANPEVGRQAALEDRERIAEVLQGTNMVFITTGMGGGTGTGAAPIIAEVAKEMGILTVAVVTRPFPFEGRKRMQIADEGIRMLAESVDSLITIPNEKLLTILGKDASLLSAFAKADDVLAGAVRGISDIIKRPGMINVDFADVRTVMGEMGMAMMGTGCASGPNRAREATEAAIRNPLLEDVNLQGARGILVNITAGPDLSLGEYSDVGSIIEAFASDHAMVKVGTVIDPDMRDELHVTVVATGLGARIEKPVKVVDNTLQTAQQAYEASNPAPVRPEQPAVNYRDLERPTVMRNQAHAGAAAAAKLNPQDDLDYLDIPAFLRRQAD, translated from the coding sequence ATGTTCGAGCTCGTAGACAACGTCCCGCAAAGTCCGGTCATCAAGGTGATCGGCGTAGGTGGTGGTGGTGGTAACGCCGTTAACCACATGGTCAAGAGCAGCATCGAAGGCGTCGAGTTCATCTGCGCCAACACCGATGCTCAGGCGCTGAAAAACATCGGCGCACGCACCATTCTGCAACTGGGTACCGGCGTGACCAAAGGTCTGGGTGCCGGTGCCAATCCTGAGGTCGGCCGTCAGGCTGCACTCGAGGACCGTGAGCGCATTGCCGAGGTGCTGCAGGGCACCAACATGGTGTTCATCACCACCGGCATGGGTGGCGGTACCGGTACCGGTGCGGCGCCGATCATCGCTGAAGTGGCCAAGGAAATGGGCATTCTCACCGTTGCAGTGGTGACCCGTCCGTTCCCGTTCGAAGGTCGCAAACGTATGCAGATCGCCGATGAAGGCATCCGCATGCTGGCTGAGAGCGTCGACTCGCTCATCACCATCCCTAACGAGAAGCTGCTGACCATCCTGGGCAAGGACGCCAGCCTGCTGTCCGCCTTCGCCAAGGCCGACGATGTACTGGCCGGGGCCGTTCGCGGTATCTCCGACATCATCAAGCGCCCAGGCATGATCAACGTCGACTTTGCCGACGTACGCACCGTCATGGGTGAAATGGGCATGGCGATGATGGGTACTGGTTGCGCCAGCGGCCCGAACCGTGCTCGCGAAGCCACCGAAGCGGCCATTCGCAACCCGCTGCTCGAAGACGTCAACCTGCAGGGTGCCCGCGGCATTCTGGTGAACATCACCGCAGGCCCTGACCTTTCGCTGGGTGAGTACTCCGACGTCGGTAGCATCATCGAAGCCTTCGCCTCCGACCATGCCATGGTCAAAGTCGGCACCGTGATCGACCCTGATATGCGCGATGAGCTGCATGTCACCGTCGTCGCGACCGGCCTCGGCGCACGCATCGAGAAACCGGTGAAAGTGGTCGACAACACCCTGCAAACCGCTCAGCAAGCGTACGAAGCGTCCAACCCGGCGCCAGTGCGTCCAGAGCAACCAGCGGTGAACTACCGTGACCTGGAGCGCCCGACCGTGATGCGTAACCAGGCCCACGCAGGCGCTGCGGCGGCGGCTAAACTCAACCCTCAGGATGACCTGGACTACCTCGATATCCCAGCCTTCCTGCGTCGTCAGGCCGATTGA